A window of the Henckelia pumila isolate YLH828 chromosome 3, ASM3356847v2, whole genome shotgun sequence genome harbors these coding sequences:
- the LOC140888823 gene encoding uncharacterized protein, producing the protein MARRIPARPNLAPSPPSTEALQLKLSRILSSHQQLKIAFHRLNSQVAASLLEAEDVFASLAVPLMKLVGLKTVEMAADGRFNSVLTANDHSNSQDENYMSRAMIASNELKDRQKQQLIRLIDLLRKIEAQVNSSQTSIFQSLADHQASIQNFFLKALTYVSSIHQSNQKNDLSLIMLKLLKAASDLIVGALGSVEVRVDDLIHELATHMCTPMVEYVNVLKVEMKSGTCSHLLEVVKEMDSVMIARKLELEEARKTARLAELSRVEALSKLREMEERTQKMTLYPRLLIKANKEPENTTQQEGTDDTLIWELLRKKRKCLPNSSRGTMHSQWKELNPMLIVNPRMVLGSSPPSATRKVLSRKRVTP; encoded by the exons ATGGCGCGCCGGATTCCAGCTCGCCCCAACCTCGCCCCGTCGCCGCCGTCGACGGAAGCTCTTCAATTGAAGCTCTCGAGAATACTTTCGTCCCACCAGCAGCTCAAAATCGCCTTCCATCGCCTCAATTCTCAGGTCGCCGCCAGTTTGCTGGAg GCGGAAGATGTGTTTGCCTCCCTGGCTGTGCCGTTGATGAAACTTGTTGGGTTGAAGACGGTTGAAATGGCCGCGGACGGGAGATTCAATTCTGTACTCACTGCCAATGATCACTCGAATTCTCAA GATGAAAACTATATGAGTAGGGCTATGATAGCTAGTAATGAACTGAAGGATAGACAGAAGCAACAACTTATACGACTGATCGACCTTCTGAGAAAAATTGAAGCTCAGGTTAATTCAAGCCAAACGAGCATCTTCCAGAGCCTAGCAGACCATCAAGCTTCCATACAAAATTTCTTCCTCAAAGCATTAACATATGTTTCTTCTATCCATCAGTCAAACCAGAAGAATGACCTCTCCCTCATAATGCTTAAGCTCCTTAAAGCCGCCTCTGATCTCATCGTAGGTGCCCTCGGGTCAGTGGAGGTTCGAGTGGATGACCTAATTCATGAATTGGCTACACATATGTGTACTCCCATGGTTGAGTATGTAAATGTTCTTAAAGTTGAAATGAAATCAGGAACATGTTCGCATTTATTGGAGGTAGTTAAAGAGATGGACAGCGTGATGATTGCCAGGAAGCTCGAGTTGGAGGAAGCAAGAAAAACAGCAAGGTTAGCTGAATTGAGTAGGGTTGAGGCTTTGAGCAAGTTAAGGGAAATGGAAGAAAGAACTCAGAAAATGACATTGTACCCAAGATTGCTAATAAAAGCTAACAAAGAACCAGAGAACACGACACAACAAGAG GGTACAGATGATACTTTAATATGGGAACTTCTGAGAAAGAAAAGGAAATGTCTACCAAATTCATCAAGGGGGACCATGCATTCCCAATGGAAAGAGTTAAACCCAATGTTGATAGTGAATCCCAGGATGGTTTTAGGTTCTTCTCCTCCATCCGCAACAAGAAAAGTTTTATCTCGGAAACGCGTAACTCCTTGA
- the LOC140888822 gene encoding organic cation/carnitine transporter 4-like has product MSENFPSEYSRPNDPNLHRPLLGPVAAERLCVDDVLQKYCGEFGRWQLRHFVLTSMAWALEAFHVMVVIFADREPAWRCTSGGTAGCSAAAKSVCELEAGSWEWIGGEESSTVAEFGLVCGQKYKVGLVQALFFGGCMIGAGVFGHLSDSKLGRKGSLLVVCILNAIFGCLTALSPDYYTYVLFRLLTGFSTGGVGLCAFVLATEPVGPSKRGIAGMSTFYFFSAGIAVLSGVAYVFRSWRALYVASSIPSILFLVTILPFVSESPRWCLIRGKTNRAMKIMHRIAKCNGNHIPDGVTLALDEEASETVQDKTELESKEAVTGSLVDVLRSPLTRIRLFLAVGINFLCSIVYYGLSLNAVNLGTNLYLNVLLNAVAEMPAYLLTALLLDKYGRKPLAIGTQWFSGAFCIVGALLKGYGVWKTLRMVCGVLGIFGMAGTYNLLFIYTVELFPTVVRNAALGCATQAAQMGAILAPFIVVLGDGIPFLVFGVSGVLGGFLAFYLPETLNRPLYDTMAGIEEGETGQAHV; this is encoded by the exons ATGTCAGAAAACTTCCCTTCAGAATATTCTCGTCCCAATGATCCAAACCTCCACCGGCCGCTTCTCGGGCCGGTGGCGGCGGAGAGGCTGTGCGTAGATGACGTGCTGCAGAAGTATTGCGGGGAGTTCGGGCGGTGGCAGCTGAGACACTTCGTGTTGACAAGCATGGCTTGGGCTCTGGAGGCGTTCCACGTCATGGTCGTCATCTTCGCCGACCGGGAGCCGGCTTGGCGGTGCACGAGCGGCGGCACGGCTGGTTGCTCGGCGGCGGCGAAGAGCGTGTGCGAGCTTGAAGCCGGCTCTTGGGAGTGGATCGGTGGAGAGGAGAGTTCGACGGTAGCGGAGTTCGGGTTGGTTTGTGGACAGAAATACAAGGTTGGGTTGGTGCAAGCCTTGTTTTTCGGAGGCTGCATGATAG GTGCTGGAGTATTTGGCCACCTTTCAGATTCCAAACTGGGAAGGAAAGGTTCACTATTGGTGGTATGCATCTTGAATGCCATTTTCGGTTGTCTCACTGCACTTTCTCCAGATTACTACACCTACGTCCTCTTCCGCCTCCTCACCGGATTCAGCACCGGCGGAGTCGGCCTCTGTGCTTTCGTCCTAGCCACCGAACCCGTCGGCCCTTCTAAGCGTGGAATAGCCGGAATGTCCACATTCTACTTCTTCTCAGCTGGGATTGCCGTGCTTTCAGGTGTAGCTTACGTTTTTCGATCATGGCGAGCCCTTTACGTCGCGTCTTCTATTCCCTCCATTCTCTTCCTCGTCACCATCCTTCCCTTTGTGTCCGAGTCCCCTCGATGGTGTCTCATCCGAGGGAAGACGAACCGCGCCATGAAGATCATGCATCGCATCGCTAAATGTAATGGAAATCACATTCCTGATGGTGTCACCCTCGCCCTGGACGAAGAGGCGAGCGAAACAGTTCAGGATAAAACCGAGCTTGAGTCGAAAGAAGCGGTGACGGGATCCTTGGTGGATGTGCTTCGTTCGCCGCTCACAAGGATTCGATTATTCCTAGCTGTTGGAATCAACTTCTTATGCTCGATCGTTTACTATGGTTTGAGTTTGAATGCGGTGAATCTCGGGACCAATCTTTATCTAAATGTTTTGCTTAATGCGGTGGCTGAAATGCCTGCTTATCTGCTGACGGCACTCTTGTTAGATAAGTATGGAAGAAAGCCTTTAGCCATAGGGACACAATGGTTCAGTGGAGCATTTTGTATCGTGGGAGCCTTGTTGAAGGGCTATGGTGTTTGGAAGACGTTACGGATGGTTTGCGGTGTGTTGGGGATATTTGGCATGGCCGGAACTTACAATCTGTTGTTTATTTACACGGTGGAGCTGTTCCCTACCGTCGTTCGGAACGCAGCCCTTGGATGTGCGACACAAGCAGCACAAATGGGAGCGATATTGGCGCCGTTCATCGTTGTGTTGGGAGATGGAATCCCATTCTTGGTGTTTGGGGTTTCTGGGGTTTTAGGAGGGTTTTTGGCGTTTTACTTACCGGAGACTTTGAACCGGCCTTTGTATGATACGATGGCCGGAATCGAGGAGGGAGAAACCGGGCAGGCTCATGTTTGA